The following coding sequences are from one Aliarcobacter skirrowii CCUG 10374 window:
- a CDS encoding chaperone NapD, which yields MNISSIVVTTLPKNLESVIENLKKSGVCDYHMHDEKGRVIITIEGENVEDELKKLKVIEAIPNVITADMQMSYSEEELSRHMQVLENSDAVPKVLNNKDINVEDIVYRGDLKRKDLIGFAKEFDKKEL from the coding sequence ATGAATATCTCAAGTATAGTTGTAACAACTTTACCAAAAAATTTAGAAAGTGTGATTGAAAATCTTAAAAAATCAGGTGTTTGCGACTATCATATGCATGATGAGAAAGGAAGAGTTATAATTACAATAGAGGGTGAAAATGTTGAAGATGAACTTAAAAAACTAAAAGTCATTGAAGCAATTCCAAATGTAATAACTGCTGATATGCAGATGAGTTATAGTGAAGAAGAGCTTAGCCGTCATATGCAAGTTTTAGAAAATTCAGATGCAGTTCCAAAAGTTTTAAATAATAAAGATATCAATGTTGAAGATATTGTTTATAGAGGCGATTTAAAAAGAAAAGATTTAATAGGTTTTGCAAAAGAGTTTGATAAAAAAGAGCTTTAA